The window ATGATCGTGCAGGTGCGGTCCAGGCTGCTTACCAAATTATGGTGGCAAGGGATTCCCTTGAGTTGGTGAAGGGAAAGTCACCACTCTGGAATAGCGGGAAAGTAGTCTCTTCTTCCCAATTGGTGAGTTATGCCGGCCAGCCGCTCGAACCATTCTCAAAGTATTATTGGTTGGTCAGGACCTGGGACGAAAAAGGGACCCCTTCCAAAAATTCAGGGATTGCCTCTTTCGAGACCGGGATGATGGATATGGCCAATTGGAGCGGCGCATGGATCAGTGATGGCCAGTCAATTGATGTCAGGCCGGCGCCCTGGTTCAGGAAGGCATTTAAGACAACAAAGACTATCCTTTCGGCAAGGGCCTATATAGCAGCGGCAGGCCTTTATGAATTCTACCTGAACGGCGTGAAGCAAGGGGACCATATGCTGGATCCTATGTACACGCGCTTCGACCGCCGCAATCTCTATGTTACCTACGATGTGACCAATGCCATGAGCCAGGGTAATAATGTGGTCGGCATCTGGTTGGGCAATGGCTGGTATAACCACCAACCCATTGGTGTTTGGGATTTCCATAAGGCTCCCTGGCGAAACCGCCCGGCCTTCTGTATGGATCTTCGCATAACCTATACCGATGGTTCAGTGGAAACCATTTCAAGTGGAAAGGACTGGAAAACGGCCCTGAGCTCCCTCAGCTTTAATGCCATTTACGCAGGGGAAGTATATGATGCCAACCGCCACCAGTCGGATTGGAACCTTGCCACCTTTAATGATTCATCATGGACGAATGTATCCTTGCGCGCTGCCCCTTCCACCAATATTGTAGCGCAGGCCCTTCCTCCCATCCGCATTAAGGAAAGGATCCCATTCAGGTCGATCAGGAAGCTGGCTGATACGCTTTATATAGCGGACCTGGGAAGGAATATCGCAGGCGTATGTGAGATCAGGCTGAACGGGAGAAAGGGAACGAAGGTAACCCTCAAGCATGGGGAGAAGTTAAGCCCCGGCGGAAGGCTGGATCAATCCAATATTGATATCTTCTACAGATCGGCGGCGGATATGATCCCATTCCAATCAGACACTTATATCCTGGATGGCCAGGGGCCAGCAGTGTTTTTGCCGAAGTTTAGCTATAAAGGATTCCAGTACGTTGAGATAAGCAGTGACCAGCCCATCGACCTCAGGAAAGAAGACCTGGTAGGATGCTTCATGCATAGTGATGTGCCATCAGCAGGAGGATTCAATACGGATAATCCCCTGGTCAATCAATTGTGGAAGGCTACCAATAATTCCTATCTATCCAACCTTTATGGATACCCGACGGATTGCCCACAGCGGGAAAAGAATGGCTGGACCGGCGATGCGCATATTGCGTCCGAAACCGGGTTGTATAATTTCGATGGCATAAAGGTGTATGAAAAATGGCTGGCCGATCATTTTGACGAACAGCAACCCAATGGGGTTTTGCCGGCTATCATTCCCACCGGTGGCTGGGGGTATGAATGGGCAAATGGCGTAGACTGGACCAGTACTATCGTGA is drawn from Flavihumibacter rivuli and contains these coding sequences:
- a CDS encoding alpha-L-rhamnosidase is translated as MNRPFRFCTLLLFALVTDPVLGQQPVALQCEYLNNPLGIDASKPRLAWKLSDDRAGAVQAAYQIMVARDSLELVKGKSPLWNSGKVVSSSQLVSYAGQPLEPFSKYYWLVRTWDEKGTPSKNSGIASFETGMMDMANWSGAWISDGQSIDVRPAPWFRKAFKTTKTILSARAYIAAAGLYEFYLNGVKQGDHMLDPMYTRFDRRNLYVTYDVTNAMSQGNNVVGIWLGNGWYNHQPIGVWDFHKAPWRNRPAFCMDLRITYTDGSVETISSGKDWKTALSSLSFNAIYAGEVYDANRHQSDWNLATFNDSSWTNVSLRAAPSTNIVAQALPPIRIKERIPFRSIRKLADTLYIADLGRNIAGVCEIRLNGRKGTKVTLKHGEKLSPGGRLDQSNIDIFYRSAADMIPFQSDTYILDGQGPAVFLPKFSYKGFQYVEISSDQPIDLRKEDLVGCFMHSDVPSAGGFNTDNPLVNQLWKATNNSYLSNLYGYPTDCPQREKNGWTGDAHIASETGLYNFDGIKVYEKWLADHFDEQQPNGVLPAIIPTGGWGYEWANGVDWTSTIVIIPWNTYLFYGDKQLLEKSYDHMKRYVDYITRQNPGGTTSWGLGDWVPVKSKASLELTSTCYYYADAVIMAKAAKLLGKNVDALHYQKLAEKIKAAFNQKFLDQRSGIYASGLQTELAMPLFWSLVPAESRQKVADNLAARVHADGDHIDVGLLGTKAILNALSENGCAELAYQLASNETYPSWGWWIKNGATTLFENWPVDAKNDISMNHIMFGEIGAWFYKALAGIKPDEKLAGFRKVIIEPHFVKGLNKVEAWHDSPFGRIGSSWERVKGNIQLSLIIPAGTSAELRLPGITANQVLVNGKQVKTVNSITLQSGKHQIQIKE